A genomic window from Terriglobia bacterium includes:
- the panB gene encoding 3-methyl-2-oxobutanoate hydroxymethyltransferase, which yields MDPKSQAVSKVTVPIILERKLRGEKITCLTAYDYPTARLVDEAGIDVLLVGDTLAQVVLGYDSTVPVSSDEMLHHLRAVRRGVRRALLVADLPYGSYHLGERDTLRTSLRFIKQGGAEAIKIEGGRKRARLVRRMANAEIPVMGHIGLTPQSVNRLGGYAVQGRTLESANELFADAQALEDAGVFALVLEAVPRELAAMITRRLRIPTIGIGAGPDCDGQVLVFHDLAGLAFQPPAKFVRPYADLRQTLHEAISRFKDDIVEGRYPSDGESYHCPLAILEQFEKEFLGQPRA from the coding sequence ATGGACCCGAAATCACAGGCTGTGAGCAAGGTTACCGTTCCGATCATTCTTGAGCGGAAACTTCGAGGCGAAAAAATCACCTGTCTCACCGCATATGACTATCCGACCGCGCGGCTGGTGGACGAGGCGGGGATTGATGTTCTTCTGGTTGGCGACACGCTGGCCCAGGTGGTGCTGGGCTACGACTCCACTGTGCCCGTCAGCAGTGACGAAATGCTTCATCATTTGCGGGCCGTGCGCAGGGGCGTACGTCGGGCCCTGCTGGTAGCAGATCTGCCTTACGGCTCCTACCACCTGGGCGAGAGGGACACGTTGCGGACGAGTCTGCGTTTCATCAAGCAGGGCGGCGCCGAAGCCATTAAGATCGAAGGCGGCAGAAAGCGCGCCCGCCTGGTCCGCCGCATGGCGAATGCGGAAATCCCTGTCATGGGCCACATCGGCCTCACGCCCCAGTCGGTAAACCGGTTGGGTGGATACGCCGTCCAGGGCCGCACCTTGGAATCGGCCAATGAGCTTTTTGCGGATGCGCAGGCGCTGGAAGATGCCGGCGTTTTCGCCCTGGTGCTGGAGGCGGTCCCGCGTGAACTGGCGGCGATGATCACGCGCCGGCTTCGCATCCCGACGATCGGCATCGGGGCAGGTCCCGATTGCGACGGTCAGGTGCTGGTGTTCCATGATCTTGCCGGGCTCGCCTTCCAACCTCCGGCAAAATTTGTCCGGCCTTATGCGGACCTTCGCCAGACGTTGCACGAGGCCATTTCGAGGTTTAAGGATGACATTGTGGAAGGCCGGTACCCGAGCGACGGAGAGTCTTATCACTGCCCGCTGGCCATCCTGGAGCAGTTTGAGAAGGAGTTTCTCGGCCAGCCGCGGGCCTGA
- a CDS encoding deoxynucleoside kinase, translated as MVKSPAYERPRFIAVEGPVRVGKTTLADILANQLRADRMRDVDDNPFLEAFYSEKPGAAFSSQMYFLLERFRQFRALDVSASANHVVVSDYIFEKDKIFAYLNLSDAELRLYEQYYQIFAEQVPVPDLVIYLQAKPEMLKKRIEKKKIPFESRISEEYLEAVVNAYEHFFFRYRSSNLLVIETSEIDFVDRNEDLKQLLHRLTQPVRGTQYFLPLGSASAD; from the coding sequence GTGGTTAAATCGCCCGCATACGAAAGGCCGCGCTTCATCGCGGTTGAAGGCCCGGTCCGCGTTGGGAAAACCACCCTCGCGGACATCCTTGCCAACCAACTGCGGGCGGACCGCATGCGCGATGTGGACGACAACCCGTTTCTCGAGGCTTTTTACAGCGAGAAGCCCGGTGCAGCGTTTAGCAGCCAGATGTATTTTCTGCTGGAGCGGTTTCGCCAGTTTCGCGCGCTTGATGTTTCGGCTTCAGCCAATCACGTCGTGGTAAGCGATTACATATTTGAGAAGGACAAAATCTTTGCCTATCTCAACCTGAGCGATGCGGAACTGCGACTTTACGAGCAGTATTATCAGATCTTTGCCGAGCAGGTACCGGTCCCCGATCTGGTGATATACTTACAGGCGAAACCGGAGATGCTCAAGAAGCGGATTGAGAAGAAGAAAATTCCGTTTGAGAGCCGCATCTCAGAAGAGTATCTCGAGGCTGTTGTAAACGCCTATGAGCACTTCTTCTTCCGCTATCGATCGAGCAACCTGCTGGTGATTGAAACGTCCGAGATCGACTTTGTCGACCGGAACGAAGATTTGAAGCAGTTGCTCCACCGGCTGACCCAGCCGGTCCGGGGCACGCAGTATTTTTTGCCGCTTGGATCCGCTTCTGCGGACTGA
- the folK gene encoding 2-amino-4-hydroxy-6-hydroxymethyldihydropteridine diphosphokinase gives MKRVFLSLGSNLGDRSGNIKGALDALGAAGIQVRRVSSFYRTEPVEFRQQPWFVNCAAEVETELLPLQLLKAVQKVERDLGRRRAINKGPRKIDIDILLYENVVVRSAALTIPHERMAGRKFVLAPLRELDAGLRHPVTERTVMEMLNETPDSSQVIRIDPQDAESGP, from the coding sequence ATGAAGCGAGTGTTTCTTTCTTTGGGCTCCAATCTCGGCGACCGGTCCGGGAATATCAAAGGGGCGCTTGATGCGCTGGGCGCGGCGGGCATCCAGGTCCGACGGGTGTCCTCGTTCTACCGCACCGAGCCGGTGGAGTTCCGGCAGCAACCGTGGTTTGTAAATTGTGCGGCGGAAGTTGAAACAGAGCTTCTGCCTTTGCAACTGCTGAAGGCTGTTCAGAAGGTGGAACGCGACCTGGGGCGGCGGAGGGCCATCAACAAGGGGCCGCGCAAGATTGACATCGACATCCTGCTCTATGAAAATGTCGTGGTCCGTTCGGCGGCCCTGACTATTCCGCATGAGAGAATGGCCGGGCGAAAATTTGTTCTGGCGCCGCTGCGGGAACTCGATGCCGGCCTCCGGCATCCTGTGACCGAGCGAACGGTGATGGAAATGCTGAATGAAACGCCAGACTCCAGCCAGGTGATTCGCATCGATCCGCAGGACGCCGAGAGCGGCCCATGA